The Vicinamibacteria bacterium genomic sequence CAAGGAGGAGGCGGGCCAGGGGAAGCTGGACCACGACCTCCTCGGCCTGTTCATCGAGGCCAAGGTCTACGAGAGGACGCTGCCCCGCGCGGGGGCGGAGGCGGAGCTGGCCAGATAAGCCGCTTCCCCGGGTACCAATGCCCCCCCTCATCATCGCCCACCGCGGCGACTCTGCCCATCGTCCCGAGAACACCCTGGCCGCCTTCGCGAGCGCGCTCGAGGCGGGGGTGGACCTCGTGGAATGCGACGTCCAGCTCACCCGGGACGGCCAGGTGGTCGTGATCCACGACCCCTCCCTGGATCGCACCACCGGCGGCCAGGGCCGCGTGGCCGACCTGACCCTGGCCGAGATCCGCGCTGTCTCCGCGGGCTACCCCCAGCGCTTCGGCCGCGCCTACGCCGGGGAGCGGGTGCCGACCCTGGCCGAGACCCTCGGCCTCTTGCGCGGCCGGGGCCGGATCATGGTCGAGATCAAGGGGGATTCGGTAAGGGAGGCGGAGGCCGACGGCATCGAGGCCCGCGCCATCAACGAGGTGCGGAAGGCCCAGATGGCCAGGGACGTGGCCTTCCTGTCCTTCGATCGGCGGGCCCTCCTCCGCTGCCGGAAGCTGGCCCCGGAAATGCCGCGGGGCCATCTCTTCTCACGGGGCTCCGCGGAGGAGATGGTCTTGGGGGCCCGGGAGGCGGGCTGCGACATCGTCATGCCGGAGAAGGGGCTTCTCACCCCCGAGGTCCGGGACCTTGTGCGGGGCGCGGCCTTGAAGCTCGCCACCTGGGTGGTGGACGAGCCGGAGGAACTGCGCGCCCTCGCCCGCTTCGACCTCTACGGCCTGGCCTCCAACCGCCCCGCGGCCCTCCTGGAGGCGCTGGCGGACGGGATCGCGGGCTAGGCGCTCAGCCGGAATTCGCGCCGCGCCCCTGCCGAGGGTCACCGCCCCACCCCCGGCCAGCTCCGGAGGGGAGTCGTGGAGAGAACCCGGTGCATGCCCGCCTCGGCAAACCGTCCAAAAGCGGCGTCCGCCGGCTCCGTGAAGTCCACCACCCCCGGCACCACCACCGGCGACGTGCAGTCCTCCAGCAGGTAGACCCTGCCCGCCCGCCCCGGATCGCGGGCCTGGATCTGGGTGAGCAGGTCCTCCACGGTCCAGGCCAGGCAGTGGCTCTTGGCCTGGCCGGCGAAGATCAGCACGTCGAAGGACTGCAGCGCCTTCAGGAGAGAGGTGTTCTCGGCCGCGATAGCCACCCCCTCGTGGTCCTCCATGACCTCGGGCCGAAGGACGGAGTAGTGCTCGGTCAAGGGGTTGTTGCCCTTGATCTCGAAGCGGGTGGGGCTCGCGCGGGCCACGGAATGGAAGAAGACCGCCTCTTCCACGGAGGAGACGAGGGCGTGGCCGATCCCACCCACCATGGCGTGGTAGGGCCAGACGGTCAGCGGGTACTTGCCCCCCGCCTTCAGCTGCCCCGCGTAGTGCCGAGCGTAGGCCTCGAGGTCGAAGCCGGGCCTGGGGGCCACCGCGGCCAGGATCTTCGGATTGACCCTCCAGACTCCCGCCTCCACGTCCTCCCGGGAGACGACGGTGTGGGGAGGGGGATGCTCGCCGGCCTCGCTCACCCAGAAGACGGGGTGGAAGATCTGGATGGCGCTGTGGGTGTCGAGGGTGGCCACGATCTGGGTGATGGCGCCCAAGTTGGTGTAGATGAACCGGCACAGGCGGGCGTTGTCGTCCACCGCCCCCGTCCCGGAGCGCCCGGCCACGAAGAGCTCGAACCCCGGCAGGCAGAACGTGTTTTGCACGTCCACGAGCACGAGGCAGACGCGGGGGGAATCGGAGGTTGCGGGCCCGATCCCCTGCTCGGCGGCCCAGGCTTCAGCCTGCCCAGACCTCTCCAGGTAGGGAACGCGAAAGAGCCGGGCCGCGTCCGCGGGATCGAAGTGAGGGGGAAGAGGCCAGCCCACCCCTAGAGGTCGGGCCCGGCCGGCCTTGCCGCTTCCCCTTCCCGACGCCTCCACCATCCCACTCTAACCCCGTCCCAAATGAAGTTGGGGGTTCTTCAGACCTTCAGGGGATGGATCACGAGGCCCGAAGGAAGCTTGGGGTGGAAGAACGTGCTCTTGGCGGGCATGGACTCCCCGGCCTCGGCCACGTTCACGATCTGCTCGACGGGCGTGCCCCGCAGGAGCACGGCCAGGCGGCAGGCTCCCTTCCCCAGGGCCTCCTCGGCCTCGGCCAGGGAGTGCACGTAGCTGACCGCGCGCGGGGGGATGGAGAGCAGCGTCCCCAGCACAACCTGGTGCAGGAGGTAGGCGTCGAGGACGCGCAGTGAAGGCGGGGTTTCCTGGGGGAGACGCGATTCGATCTCCCCTTGCCCTTCCGCCACCAAGGCGCCCTTCCCCGGCTCCGCGAGGGCGAAGGCGTAGGGCTTTGTGGACGCGGCCACCGCCCGCGCCGCGGCCGCGGCGTCCGCCACCCGGCTCAGGGAGAAGAGACCGGACAGGGCCCGCCCCGCCTCCTCGAGCGTCGGGCCCTCGG encodes the following:
- a CDS encoding isochorismatase → MVEASGRGSGKAGRARPLGVGWPLPPHFDPADAARLFRVPYLERSGQAEAWAAEQGIGPATSDSPRVCLVLVDVQNTFCLPGFELFVAGRSGTGAVDDNARLCRFIYTNLGAITQIVATLDTHSAIQIFHPVFWVSEAGEHPPPHTVVSREDVEAGVWRVNPKILAAVAPRPGFDLEAYARHYAGQLKAGGKYPLTVWPYHAMVGGIGHALVSSVEEAVFFHSVARASPTRFEIKGNNPLTEHYSVLRPEVMEDHEGVAIAAENTSLLKALQSFDVLIFAGQAKSHCLAWTVEDLLTQIQARDPGRAGRVYLLEDCTSPVVVPGVVDFTEPADAAFGRFAEAGMHRVLSTTPLRSWPGVGR
- a CDS encoding glycerophosphodiester phosphodiesterase family protein, yielding MPPLIIAHRGDSAHRPENTLAAFASALEAGVDLVECDVQLTRDGQVVVIHDPSLDRTTGGQGRVADLTLAEIRAVSAGYPQRFGRAYAGERVPTLAETLGLLRGRGRIMVEIKGDSVREAEADGIEARAINEVRKAQMARDVAFLSFDRRALLRCRKLAPEMPRGHLFSRGSAEEMVLGAREAGCDIVMPEKGLLTPEVRDLVRGAALKLATWVVDEPEELRALARFDLYGLASNRPAALLEALADGIAG